The proteins below are encoded in one region of Brachyspira intermedia PWS/A:
- a CDS encoding CapA family protein, whose amino-acid sequence MTHPTIVKAFESNDVLIDLKDYFKGDIVFANLEFVVNTNKPPMPYPEFNGSLDYLQYFFNYFNTFSIANNHAYDQGAQAESETVAELHRNNKLTLGGSTNSPSIAPIITNINNVPLFISAYTMLDNGLSHKTNKNDHFYFMNFFPKQEDLVEKVKSDLALATNNEIKIISLHFGLEYTTAPEEKTKETARALIENGVDIIVGHHPHVPRPVEIYEGTNHSGIIIYSLGNFIANHKGRYPHLDIGTVVSLEINENKEINFSYVPTYYAFFKQNGFEVVMKPIKEDPNINMPTLASNYVYNTYDTNAIKKGYELIHDFYSPLTNESVKTMFADNITNSSIVSNNSLAHR is encoded by the coding sequence ATGACACATCCAACTATTGTAAAGGCTTTTGAAAGCAATGATGTTTTAATAGATTTGAAAGATTATTTTAAAGGAGATATTGTATTTGCAAATTTAGAATTTGTTGTTAATACAAATAAACCGCCAATGCCTTATCCTGAATTTAATGGCTCATTAGATTATTTGCAATACTTCTTTAATTACTTCAATACTTTTTCAATAGCCAATAATCATGCTTATGATCAGGGGGCTCAGGCTGAATCTGAAACTGTAGCAGAACTTCATAGAAATAATAAATTAACTTTAGGAGGTTCAACTAATTCTCCTAGCATAGCACCTATAATAACAAATATTAATAATGTGCCTCTTTTTATATCTGCATATACTATGCTTGATAATGGTCTAAGTCATAAAACAAATAAAAATGATCATTTCTATTTTATGAATTTCTTCCCTAAACAAGAAGATTTAGTAGAAAAAGTAAAATCTGATTTGGCACTTGCCACAAACAATGAAATAAAAATAATATCTCTTCATTTCGGATTAGAATATACAACTGCTCCTGAAGAAAAAACAAAGGAAACTGCAAGAGCTTTGATAGAAAATGGAGTTGACATAATAGTAGGTCATCATCCACATGTACCAAGGCCAGTAGAAATTTATGAAGGAACTAATCATAGCGGAATCATTATATATTCATTAGGAAATTTCATTGCTAATCATAAAGGAAGATATCCGCATCTTGATATAGGTACAGTTGTATCATTAGAAATCAATGAAAACAAAGAGATTAATTTTTCTTATGTACCGACTTATTATGCTTTCTTTAAACAGAATGGTTTTGAAGTGGTAATGAAGCCTATAAAAGAAGATCCTAATATTAATATGCCTACTCTAGCAAGCAATTATGTATACAACACCTATGATACTAATGCTATAAAAAAGGGTTATGAACTTATACATGATTTTTATTCTCCTCTTACAAATGAGAGTGTAAAGACTATGTTTGCTGATAATATAACTAACAGTAGCATTGTATCTAATAATAGTTTAGCTCATAGATAA
- a CDS encoding ankyrin repeat domain-containing protein translates to MKKLIFILFLFSMYLYSQTDNKTKVYERLREYVYEGNVREAENILKKYNGDINNLDYEDFTLLSIAVMDNNIEMAELLLKYKADVNTVVSDGDTALILAVDNNNMEMVKLLLSYGADIDYQGFRGRTALFSSLNKGDNGKENIEMVKLLIKNKADVNIAYDGDYENEETPLMYAIMKGYKETVKILIENKADINRRNRNNANALIYAYMYGHEDIANILLQNGSDSLDKSLKVCDLNQSTLLNLNVPLINAAHYSTNEVFLQKLIDSGSYKDYDYDTALREAASYNNINAVKVLIKNNADVNVQNRDGMTALMSACYNGNLEMTKMLLDAGADKSIKRGNYDALYYAREYGKNEEIIKLLTK, encoded by the coding sequence ATGAAAAAGCTAATATTTATTTTATTTTTATTTAGTATGTACTTATATAGTCAAACTGATAATAAAACTAAAGTTTATGAAAGATTAAGAGAATATGTGTATGAAGGTAATGTTAGAGAAGCTGAAAATATTCTTAAGAAATATAATGGAGATATAAATAATCTTGATTATGAAGATTTTACATTATTATCGATTGCAGTTATGGATAATAATATAGAAATGGCTGAGCTTCTTTTGAAATATAAGGCAGATGTTAATACTGTAGTAAGTGATGGCGATACTGCATTGATACTTGCAGTTGATAATAATAATATGGAAATGGTTAAACTACTTTTAAGTTATGGTGCTGATATTGACTATCAGGGCTTTAGAGGAAGAACGGCATTATTTTCATCTTTAAACAAAGGCGATAATGGTAAAGAAAATATTGAAATGGTAAAACTCTTAATCAAAAATAAAGCTGATGTTAATATAGCTTATGATGGAGATTATGAGAATGAAGAAACACCTTTAATGTATGCTATTATGAAAGGCTATAAAGAAACGGTAAAAATATTAATTGAAAATAAAGCTGATATAAACAGGAGAAATAGAAATAATGCAAATGCTTTGATTTATGCTTATATGTATGGACATGAGGATATAGCAAATATTTTACTTCAAAATGGTTCTGATTCTTTGGATAAAAGTTTGAAAGTTTGTGATCTTAATCAATCAACTTTGCTTAATCTTAATGTTCCATTGATAAATGCTGCACACTATTCTACCAATGAAGTTTTTTTACAAAAGCTGATTGATAGTGGTTCATATAAAGATTATGATTATGATACTGCATTGAGAGAAGCCGCTTCTTATAATAATATTAATGCTGTAAAAGTGCTTATTAAAAATAATGCAGATGTTAATGTTCAAAATAGAGATGGTATGACAGCATTGATGTCGGCTTGTTATAATGGGAATCTAGAAATGACAAAAATGCTTTTAGATGCTGGTGCTGATAAAAGTATAAAAAGAGGTAATTATGATGCATTGTATTATGCCAGAGAATACGGAAAAAATGAAGAAATAATAAAATTACTCACAAAATAG
- a CDS encoding NADAR family protein: protein MQNIMPPIWFVNSSSYNKVFSNYFNRLSNDDKEEYKKLFEEPIVFKGFYDNNLMNGVGEQKYSLEKLRKDFNSGKKIDFLFFYGHTNDKKEVTKSSLSQWYIKDFKENDLVFNCMEKYMMYNKALLFDDKDIANEILNSNQPKTIKELGRKVKNFNDELWDKMKYKIVFTGNYYKFSQNTDLRNFLLSTKNKVLVEASPYDKVWGIKMKYDDENIENPFCWKGENLLGFALMEARDEIKRVYKNYDLIDWSKFLYKD, encoded by the coding sequence ATGCAAAATATAATGCCTCCTATATGGTTTGTAAATAGTAGTTCTTATAATAAAGTATTCAGTAATTATTTTAATAGACTTTCAAATGATGATAAAGAAGAGTATAAGAAACTTTTTGAAGAGCCTATAGTATTTAAAGGCTTTTATGATAATAATTTAATGAATGGGGTAGGAGAGCAAAAATATTCTTTAGAAAAACTTAGAAAAGATTTTAATTCCGGAAAGAAAATTGACTTTTTATTTTTCTATGGTCATACTAATGATAAAAAAGAAGTTACTAAATCATCATTGAGTCAATGGTATATTAAAGATTTTAAAGAAAATGATTTAGTATTTAATTGTATGGAAAAATATATGATGTACAATAAGGCATTATTATTTGATGATAAAGATATTGCTAATGAAATTTTGAATAGTAATCAGCCGAAAACTATAAAAGAACTTGGAAGAAAAGTTAAAAATTTCAATGATGAATTGTGGGATAAAATGAAATACAAAATAGTATTTACAGGTAATTATTATAAATTTTCGCAAAACACTGATTTAAGAAATTTTTTATTAAGTACAAAAAACAAAGTATTAGTTGAGGCAAGTCCCTATGATAAAGTATGGGGAATAAAAATGAAATATGATGATGAGAATATAGAAAATCCTTTTTGCTGGAAAGGAGAAAATTTATTAGGCTTTGCTTTAATGGAAGCAAGAGATGAAATAAAAAGAGTATACAAAAATTATGATTTGATAGATTGGAGTAAATTTTTATATAAAGATTAA
- a CDS encoding ankyrin repeat domain-containing protein, translating to MKKLIFILFLFSLYLYAQNNDNNKSKVSEKLIDYVNEGNVKEAENILKKYNDYVNNRNYEGFTLLSLAVIRNNIEMAELLLKYKADVNANVDLGDSLLIGAVDNKNMEMVKLLLSYGADIDYQGFRGRTALFSSLNKGGENKENIEMVKLLIKNKADVNIAYDGDYGNEETPLMYAAMKGYKETVKILIENKADINKRNIYNANALIYAYMYGHEDIATILLQNGSDSLDKSLKVCNLNKETLLSYDVPLITAAHYSTNEVFLQKLIDNGANVNYKNYDEKTALIEAADYNNINAVKVLIKNNADVNVQNKYGMTALMWACRKGNLEMTKMLLDAGADKSIKRGNYDALYYAREYGKNEEIIKLLTQ from the coding sequence ATGAAAAAGTTAATATTTATTTTATTTTTATTTAGTTTGTACTTATACGCTCAAAATAATGATAATAATAAAAGCAAAGTTTCTGAAAAATTAATAGATTATGTTAATGAAGGTAACGTTAAAGAAGCTGAAAATATTCTTAAAAAATATAATGATTATGTAAACAATCGTAATTATGAGGGATTTACATTGTTATCGCTTGCAGTTATACGTAATAATATAGAAATGGCTGAGCTTCTTTTGAAATATAAAGCAGATGTTAATGCTAATGTAGATCTTGGAGATAGCTTATTAATAGGTGCAGTTGATAATAAAAATATGGAAATGGTTAAACTACTTTTAAGTTATGGTGCTGATATTGATTATCAGGGATTTAGAGGAAGGACAGCATTATTTTCTTCTTTAAACAAAGGCGGTGAGAATAAAGAAAATATTGAAATGGTAAAACTCTTAATAAAAAATAAAGCGGATGTTAATATAGCTTATGATGGAGATTATGGAAATGAAGAAACACCTTTAATGTATGCTGCTATGAAAGGCTATAAAGAAACTGTAAAAATATTAATTGAAAATAAAGCTGATATAAATAAAAGAAATATTTATAATGCAAATGCTTTGATTTATGCTTATATGTATGGACATGAGGATATAGCGACTATTTTACTTCAAAATGGTTCTGATTCTTTAGATAAAAGTTTGAAAGTTTGTAATCTTAATAAAGAAACTTTGCTTAGTTATGATGTTCCATTAATAACTGCTGCACACTATTCTACTAATGAAGTTTTTTTACAAAAGCTTATTGATAATGGTGCAAATGTAAATTATAAAAATTATGATGAAAAAACTGCATTGATAGAAGCAGCTGATTATAATAATATTAATGCTGTAAAAGTGCTTATTAAAAATAATGCTGATGTTAATGTTCAAAATAAGTATGGTATGACAGCATTGATGTGGGCTTGTCGTAAAGGAAATTTAGAAATGACAAAAATGCTTTTAGATGCTGGTGCTGATAAAAGTATAAAAAGAGGTAATTATGATGCATTGTATTATGCCAGAGAATACGGAAAAAATGAAGAAATAATAAAACTTCTTACACAATAA
- a CDS encoding helicase C-terminal domain-containing protein, with amino-acid sequence MNNNYAKEIDNVFSIDAINYMRKAIVDAYGNEVYFGINFNAYGILDYIEVMARGNKDSVPAIISLSLEFDAVIHNHPSGQLTPSRADLAIASELGNNAGVGFYIVNNDVDDYYEVVKPIKSENVKTIDVPEALYMFTENGTLSQLLKKYEYRQEQTELVEATIEAFNNNKHLISEAGTGIGKSFAYLIPALLWLKENKTRIVISTNTINLQEQIISKDIPSIIGGIAPNVKYALVKGRNNYVCIKKVKEGLNDHDKFDFEEQINFFEDIDHWLNITKDGSITDLGYKPKGELWEMVCCDTDTCTHRKCEYLEDCYFYKMRKQLNAAQLLIVNHHILCADLSLYAETAGRYSLLPRYTKVLIDEAHNFENSASSYFGDEGSKNGILKALFYLSRIKKNKRLGVIESINNMLNEKQSLIEKHEYDEILDLINKAHDLTSRVRNVVEDKSKEFITYCHKNIQTKEGLGYKFRISPELVMSQHWQNEGLKALREMVLSMTSLVNVCDKLYKKFFDIAIEKDFDYEEIAQMSNAYLERLKRQLVSLNSTIDYKKDEYIRWVETRLTKKGNLILNWHLTPVTVAKNLNDFLYSRFDTVAMYSATLTVSKSFNFFSNRLGFDYIEKNKKIEIYLESPFNYEDNARLYIATDMPDVAADTFNDFTSKVLLQVCNITGGRAFILFTSFASLMNVYENTSEKLKSKNINALAQTASIHRHTLLDMFKSSSNNVLYGVDSFWEGVDVAGKNLEVVIIPKLPFAVPTDPISEGRYRYIEENGGNAFLDYALPFAVIKFKQGFGRLIRSKDDRGVVFVLDKRLYTKTYGSQFIQSLPNAKILRGSMGEIFNDMNNFLTINFILNIKQS; translated from the coding sequence ATGAATAATAATTATGCAAAAGAAATAGACAATGTATTTTCCATAGATGCAATTAATTATATGAGAAAGGCAATAGTAGATGCTTATGGAAATGAAGTATACTTTGGAATAAATTTTAATGCTTACGGAATATTGGATTATATAGAGGTAATGGCTAGAGGCAATAAAGACTCTGTACCTGCTATAATATCATTGTCATTGGAATTTGATGCCGTTATTCATAATCACCCTTCTGGACAGCTCACACCTTCAAGAGCAGACTTAGCAATAGCAAGTGAACTCGGTAATAACGCAGGGGTAGGTTTTTATATAGTCAATAATGATGTTGATGATTATTATGAAGTTGTAAAGCCTATAAAATCAGAGAATGTAAAAACTATAGATGTTCCTGAAGCTTTATATATGTTTACTGAAAACGGTACTTTAAGCCAATTATTAAAAAAGTACGAATACAGACAGGAACAAACTGAACTTGTTGAGGCTACTATAGAAGCATTTAACAATAATAAACATTTAATATCTGAAGCTGGAACGGGAATAGGAAAATCTTTTGCATATTTAATACCTGCTTTATTATGGTTAAAAGAAAATAAAACTAGAATAGTAATTTCTACTAATACTATAAATCTTCAGGAACAAATTATTTCAAAAGATATACCTTCTATCATAGGAGGAATTGCTCCGAATGTAAAATATGCTTTGGTTAAAGGCAGAAATAATTATGTATGTATCAAAAAAGTTAAAGAAGGTTTAAATGATCATGATAAATTTGATTTTGAAGAACAGATAAATTTCTTTGAGGATATAGACCATTGGCTTAATATAACCAAAGACGGTTCAATAACAGATTTAGGATATAAACCTAAAGGCGAATTATGGGAAATGGTTTGCTGCGATACTGATACTTGCACTCATAGAAAATGCGAATATTTAGAAGATTGTTATTTTTATAAAATGCGTAAGCAATTAAATGCCGCACAATTATTGATAGTTAATCATCATATACTTTGTGCTGATTTATCTCTTTATGCAGAAACAGCAGGAAGATACAGCCTTCTCCCTAGATATACAAAAGTCTTAATTGATGAGGCACATAATTTTGAAAACTCTGCTTCAAGTTATTTCGGAGATGAGGGAAGTAAAAACGGAATATTAAAAGCACTTTTCTATCTTTCAAGAATAAAGAAAAATAAAAGACTTGGAGTGATAGAAAGTATTAATAATATGCTTAATGAAAAACAATCATTAATCGAAAAGCATGAATATGATGAAATACTTGATTTAATAAATAAAGCACATGATTTAACTTCAAGGGTGAGAAATGTTGTTGAAGATAAATCAAAAGAATTCATAACATATTGTCATAAAAATATTCAGACTAAAGAAGGACTAGGTTATAAATTTAGAATAAGTCCTGAACTCGTTATGAGTCAGCATTGGCAGAATGAGGGATTAAAAGCATTAAGAGAGATGGTGCTTTCAATGACCTCTCTTGTTAATGTATGCGATAAATTATATAAAAAGTTTTTTGATATTGCTATTGAAAAAGATTTTGATTATGAAGAAATAGCTCAAATGTCAAATGCTTATTTAGAAAGGCTTAAAAGACAATTAGTTTCATTAAATTCTACAATAGATTACAAAAAAGATGAATATATAAGATGGGTGGAAACAAGACTCACCAAAAAAGGAAATCTCATTCTTAATTGGCATTTAACTCCTGTAACTGTAGCCAAAAATTTAAATGATTTTCTATACTCAAGATTTGATACTGTGGCAATGTACTCTGCTACTTTAACAGTTTCAAAGAGTTTTAATTTCTTTTCTAATAGATTAGGCTTTGATTATATAGAAAAAAATAAAAAAATAGAAATATATTTGGAATCTCCATTCAATTATGAGGATAATGCAAGATTATATATAGCAACAGATATGCCTGATGTAGCTGCAGATACATTTAATGACTTCACTTCAAAAGTATTGCTTCAGGTATGCAATATAACAGGCGGAAGAGCTTTTATACTTTTCACTTCTTTTGCATCGCTTATGAATGTATATGAAAACACATCAGAAAAATTGAAAAGTAAAAATATAAATGCCCTAGCCCAAACAGCTTCAATACATAGACATACTTTACTCGATATGTTCAAATCATCTTCAAACAATGTACTTTACGGAGTAGATTCATTCTGGGAAGGTGTTGATGTTGCAGGAAAGAATTTGGAAGTTGTTATAATACCTAAACTTCCTTTTGCCGTGCCTACTGATCCTATAAGCGAAGGAAGATACAGATATATAGAAGAAAATGGAGGAAATGCATTCTTAGATTATGCTCTTCCTTTCGCTGTTATAAAGTTCAAACAAGGATTCGGACGCCTTATAAGAAGCAAAGATGACAGGGGTGTTGTATTCGTTCTTGATAAGAGGCTTTATACAAAAACTTACGGCTCTCAATTTATTCAATCTCTTCCTAATGCCAAAATTTTAAGAGGAAGTATGGGAGAAATTTTCAATGATATGAATAATTTTTTGACTATTAACTTTATTCTCAATATTAAACAATCATAA
- a CDS encoding cyclic nucleotide-binding domain-containing protein yields the protein MEKYDTIKFNKNDIIIKAGEQPSEYFYILMSGKTISYYEFHKEYKHESKKGSILGLISAIIKEPYFSTIEAVEDSELLKIKIDSIINIKDENLLTKIYNYLYFILETWLSKYYTILAVNKVDLYNKDDIVTMANIYKKNGYIDASYKLCSKYVELFPEDNDVVKIKNFMKDMENIKYTKEIDHIENNTYKFPKGYCIYTEIYSSDHIYIIKSGKVGIYSIVNSKQIIRNIYTEGYIINGYNPTLEYKPLLTTAIVLEDSIIDIINKEQLIEMIYNDKSLRINFIKMISIKVNNAVLKLKAIKKDELNIKFIIIIYSMLKMHTLYHKDAIKLTLLYSIKDIKNMLNIDIDNKKVRAALKNVKYIELDNDYNIRVTNIENYCKEYKNYII from the coding sequence ATGGAAAAATATGATACAATTAAATTTAATAAAAATGATATTATTATTAAAGCAGGAGAACAGCCATCAGAATATTTTTATATATTAATGAGCGGTAAAACTATATCATATTATGAATTTCATAAAGAGTATAAACATGAAAGTAAAAAAGGAAGTATATTAGGATTAATATCCGCTATTATAAAAGAACCATATTTTTCAACTATAGAGGCTGTAGAAGATTCAGAACTTCTAAAAATAAAAATTGATAGTATAATCAATATCAAAGATGAAAATCTGCTTACAAAAATATATAATTATCTATACTTTATTTTAGAAACTTGGCTTAGTAAATATTATACTATATTAGCTGTAAATAAAGTAGATTTATATAATAAAGACGATATTGTAACTATGGCAAATATTTATAAGAAGAATGGATATATAGATGCTAGCTACAAATTATGCTCAAAATATGTAGAACTTTTTCCTGAAGATAATGATGTAGTTAAAATTAAAAACTTTATGAAAGATATGGAAAATATAAAATATACTAAAGAAATAGATCATATAGAAAATAATACATACAAATTTCCAAAAGGATATTGTATATATACAGAAATATATTCAAGCGACCATATATATATAATAAAATCAGGTAAAGTTGGAATATATAGCATAGTTAATTCCAAACAGATAATTAGAAATATTTATACAGAGGGATATATAATAAATGGATATAATCCTACACTAGAATATAAACCATTGTTAACGACCGCTATAGTTTTAGAAGACTCTATCATTGATATAATAAATAAAGAACAGTTAATAGAAATGATATATAATGATAAATCATTAAGAATTAATTTTATAAAAATGATATCAATAAAAGTAAATAATGCTGTTTTAAAACTCAAAGCAATAAAGAAAGATGAATTAAATATTAAATTTATAATTATCATATACTCTATGTTAAAAATGCATACTTTATATCATAAAGATGCTATAAAATTAACATTACTTTATAGTATAAAAGATATAAAAAATATGCTTAATATAGATATTGATAATAAAAAAGTTCGTGCAGCATTAAAAAATGTTAAATATATAGAATTAGACAATGATTATAATATTAGAGTAACAAATATAGAAAATTATTGTAAAGAATACAAAAATTATATAATATAA
- a CDS encoding alcohol dehydrogenase, with protein MKGLVYLGNNKIELKEIENPKIIDNKDVIVKVTLSSICTSDFHIINGAVPRAKENIVLGHEFVGEIIETGSEVKKLKKGDRVSGNCITFCGECYYCKNGFINNCEKGGWEIGCHINGCQAEYIRVPYADMSLNILPENVTYDNALFVGDILASGYFGAELCEIKNDDTVTVIGSGPVGLCAMMSAKVFGAKKIIAIDINEDRLNIAKENKLADFFINPNKVENIEEYIKDINKGRLSDGTIEAAGGENTFELAWKIARPNSVVALVAMYEKPQILPLNIMYGKNLIFKTGGVDAVHSDRILKLISEGKLNTDFLITHRVKLDDILKGYEIFDKKQDNCIKVAVEYN; from the coding sequence ATGAAAGGCTTAGTATATTTAGGAAATAATAAAATAGAATTAAAAGAAATAGAAAATCCAAAAATTATAGATAATAAAGATGTAATAGTAAAAGTTACATTATCTAGCATATGCACAAGTGATTTTCATATAATAAACGGAGCAGTACCAAGAGCAAAAGAAAATATTGTGCTTGGGCATGAATTTGTAGGTGAAATTATAGAAACAGGAAGCGAAGTCAAGAAATTAAAAAAAGGCGATAGAGTATCAGGAAACTGCATCACTTTCTGCGGAGAATGTTATTATTGTAAAAACGGATTTATTAATAATTGTGAAAAAGGCGGTTGGGAAATAGGATGCCATATAAATGGATGTCAGGCAGAATATATAAGAGTACCTTATGCAGATATGTCATTGAATATACTTCCGGAAAATGTAACTTATGATAATGCATTATTTGTAGGTGATATCTTAGCAAGTGGATATTTCGGTGCTGAGCTTTGCGAAATAAAAAATGATGATACTGTTACTGTTATAGGTTCAGGACCTGTGGGGCTTTGTGCTATGATGAGTGCAAAAGTTTTCGGAGCTAAAAAAATAATTGCTATTGATATAAATGAAGATAGACTAAATATTGCAAAAGAAAATAAATTAGCTGACTTTTTCATAAATCCTAATAAAGTTGAAAATATAGAAGAATACATAAAAGATATAAATAAAGGCAGACTTTCTGACGGCACTATAGAAGCAGCAGGCGGAGAAAATACATTTGAATTAGCTTGGAAAATAGCAAGACCTAATTCTGTTGTTGCATTAGTTGCGATGTATGAAAAACCTCAAATTCTTCCGCTTAATATTATGTACGGAAAAAATTTAATATTCAAAACAGGCGGAGTCGATGCTGTTCATAGTGATAGAATTCTTAAATTGATATCTGAAGGTAAATTAAACACTGATTTTCTCATAACTCATCGAGTAAAATTAGATGATATATTAAAAGGTTATGAAATATTTGATAAGAAACAGGATAATTGTATAAAAGTGGCTGTAGAATACAATTAA
- a CDS encoding cyclic nucleotide-binding domain-containing protein, producing the protein MIDFNVVEFKKDSAIFVAGENAREVFYIIKEGTVIDKNYVVENTNFEFTSGDIIGIVPAILLEPYYSTAIAVTDVQLVEIHTKDIYNIEDIKIIEKIYKYLIKFMEIWLGKYFYKLSESLNIGSYKENDALEIANIYNDNGYKSAALYMYKKIIEMFPNEDHTVINEKINEIESNYKIKPPLEISSNLQEYKKGTCIFSELENNTDLYVIRDGKVGVYSVFDGKIITRIIFKSGNIIGYKPILGNKLLLTTCIVLEDTILQVVNKEDFLRLASNNTKLQYHLVNIMARRTYNTIIKSYSITIKNPIGKFYSMVYSFVKTELLFDKNIDFIELPYTLHDICTMVGIENIDYIKSEMNKIKVILFSGNEKIIIPNIQNFFKEYDMYRKRNSTPNIS; encoded by the coding sequence ATGATTGACTTTAATGTAGTTGAATTTAAAAAAGATTCCGCAATATTTGTTGCAGGTGAAAATGCAAGAGAAGTATTTTACATAATAAAAGAAGGTACTGTAATAGATAAAAATTATGTTGTAGAAAATACTAATTTTGAATTTACTTCAGGAGATATAATAGGTATTGTCCCTGCTATACTTTTAGAACCTTATTATTCAACTGCAATTGCGGTAACAGATGTACAATTAGTAGAGATACATACCAAAGACATATATAATATAGAAGATATAAAAATAATAGAAAAAATATATAAATATTTAATAAAATTTATGGAAATATGGTTGGGTAAATATTTTTATAAATTATCTGAATCTTTAAATATAGGAAGCTATAAAGAAAATGATGCACTTGAAATAGCAAATATTTATAATGATAATGGATATAAATCAGCTGCGCTTTATATGTACAAAAAAATCATAGAAATGTTCCCTAATGAAGATCATACAGTAATAAACGAAAAAATAAATGAAATAGAAAGCAACTATAAAATAAAACCTCCATTGGAAATAAGTTCTAATTTGCAGGAATATAAAAAAGGTACTTGTATATTTTCAGAATTAGAAAATAATACAGATCTATATGTAATAAGAGATGGAAAAGTTGGAGTGTATAGTGTATTCGATGGAAAAATTATTACTAGAATAATATTTAAAAGCGGAAACATCATAGGTTATAAGCCTATACTTGGAAATAAATTATTACTCACAACATGCATAGTATTAGAAGATACAATATTACAGGTTGTAAACAAAGAAGATTTTTTAAGATTAGCTTCGAACAATACAAAACTTCAATATCATCTTGTAAATATAATGGCAAGAAGAACATACAATACAATAATAAAAAGCTATAGTATAACAATAAAGAACCCTATTGGAAAATTTTATAGTATGGTATATTCATTTGTAAAAACAGAATTATTATTCGATAAGAACATTGATTTTATAGAACTACCTTACACTCTTCATGATATATGTACTATGGTTGGTATAGAAAATATCGATTATATAAAATCAGAAATGAATAAAATTAAAGTAATATTATTCTCAGGCAATGAAAAAATAATAATACCAAATATACAAAATTTCTTCAAAGAGTATGATATGTACAGAAAAAGAAATTCAACTCCTAATATATCTTAA